Part of the Halopseudomonas maritima genome, GGCTTTCGCTGGAGCTTCTACGGCGCTGCCGATGTGCATATTGGTGTAAGTGTGGTGATGACGCTGGTGTTTCTCGCGCTGTGTCTGCTCGTGATCTGGTGGATCTTTCGTACGGGCTTTCGTATTAAATCCTGATAAAAAGTAATGTCATTATATTGACTTTTTGAATAGTTATATTGAGAATGTGCCAGCGCTTTGGTATGGTGCCATTGTGATATCAGTCGATCGCTGTGTGCGGCCTAGACCGCTTCCGTTGTCTCGACCAGGCTGACTCCCGAACTAACACATCAACGTCAGGTTAGGAGACAATTTGGTGCTGCTGTTGTCGCGTTGTCTGGTTCGTGGCCTGGCGCTGCGTTGTTTGTTGGCGGTGTCTATGCTGACGCTATTTGCTGCGGGCGCTGCCGCTCAAGTCAAGCCCGAGTCGGTAGCGTTCTGGTACGCCGCTGAGCCTCCCCTGCCTGAATTAGCCCAGTACGACTGGGTGGTGCTGGAGCCCGGCCATACGACAGCCGAGCAGGTCGCTTTCCTGCGCGCCCAAGGTGCAGTGCCCTATGCCTACCTGTCGGTGGGTGAACTCTCCCCTGAAGATGAAGCCCTGCCAGACGCCGCGCAGCTATCGAGTGGCGAACGCAATCGCGAGTGGCAAAGCGATATTGCTGATCTGGCCAGCCCCCAGTGGCAGCAGCGGCTGCTCGATCGTGCGGCGGCGCTGCAGGGCGTCGGTTATCGCGGTCTCTTTCTGGATACCCTGGACAGCTTCATGCGCCTGCCCGAGAGCCGCCGTGCGGAGCAGCAACAGGGGCTGGTTGCGTTTCTGCAACGCTTGCACGCTGACTACCCGCAGCTGCAACTGTTTTTTAATCGTGGCTTTGAAGTGTTGCCGCAGCTGGATTTTGCTCCTGCCGCTGTAGCGGTGGAGTCATTGGAAGCCAGTTGGGATCAGGCGCAGGGGCGCTATCGCCGCGTGTCGGAAGATGATCGTGCTTGGCTCGATGACCAGCTTCAGCCTCTGTTGGCGGGCGGGATTCCGGTGGTAGCCATTGAGTATTTGCCGCCCGAGCAGCGCGAGCAGGCGCGCGACCTGAGTCGACGGCTGCAGCAAGAGGGTTTTGTACCGGTGGTAACCACACCGGACCTGGATTCACTCGGAGTGGGTACGCTGGAGATTGTTCCGCGCCGCATCGCCCTGCTGTTTGATCCACGTGAAGGCGAGTTGACGCGTACCCAGGGCCATGTGTTTTTGGGCGGCCTGCTGGAGTACCTGGGCTATCGCGTGGATTACTTCCCGGTCGATGGGCATTTACCCCAACACCGCTTCGACGAGCTGTACGCCGGCGTCGTGGTGTGGATGACCAGTGGTGCGCCTTCACGGGCCAGCGATTTCCGGCGTTTCCTGCAGGCGCGGCTGAACGAGGGCACGCGCATTGCCTTCTTTGGCGGCATGCCGCTGGATGACGCCCGTCTGCTGACGCGACTGGGGCTGCGTCGCCTGTCCTATGACCCGGACAACGTCAGCCTCAGCCGAGTGGATGGTGCGTTGCTCGGCAACTTTGAAGCCCCTCTGCGCCTGCGCTCACGTGATTTGCTGGCAATGACTGCCAATGAAGACATACTGCGCCCGGCGCTGCAGCTACTGGATCACCAGCAAAACCTGCTCACACCGGTGGCCGTTGGCGACTGGGGCGGCTATGCGCTGGCACCTTATCTGTTTCAGGAGTCGGCTGCCGGGCGGCGCTGGATACTTGATCCTTTCAGCTTTTTGCAGCAAAGCCTGCAGCTGCAGCCCTTGCCGGCCCTAGATACCACGACCGAAAACGGTCGTCGCATCGCCACGGTGCATATTGACGGCGACGGTTTTGCCTCCCGAGCAGAAATACCCGGCACGCCCTACTCCGGCGAGGTGGTGCTGCGCGACTTTATCCGGGCCAACAACTATCTGACCTCGGTGTCGGTGGTGGAAGGCGAGGTCGGGCCCAAGGGCATGTACCCCTACCTGAGTCAGCGCCTGGAGCCCATCGCCCGCCGCATTTTCGCCGAGCCCAAGGTGGAGCCAGCCACCCATACGTTCAGTCATCCCTTTTTCTGGGAGCCTGAGAAGGCCAGCCAGCGCGAGGGGTTCAACCCGGTGTACGGGCTGCACATGAACGTCCCCAATTACCCAAAGATGGACCTGCAGCGGGAAATTATTGGGTCACGGGACTATATTCAGCAGTCGCTATTGCCGGCGGGCAAGCAGGTTCGCCTGATTTTCTGGTCTGGAGAGGCGTTGCCCAGCCCAGAGGCGATCCAGATGGCCTATGACGCGGGCATGGCCAATGTTAATGGCGCTGAAACCTACATTACCCGCGCCAACCCATCGCTGACCGGGCTGCACCCGCTGTTGCGCCCGACCCGCGGTGGCCTGCAGATTTATGCGCCAATCATCAATGAAAACCTCTATACCAACCTGTGGACCGGGCCTTTCTACGGGTTTGAGCGTGTGCTTGATACCTTTGAGCTGACCGACTCCCCGCGCCGTCTGCGTGGCCTGCACCTGTACTACCATTTCTATTCCGGTACCAAGCAGGCATCGATCAAAGCCATGGCAGATGTCTACGCAGCCATGGACCGGCAAGAACCGATCTCGCTGTGGATGGGCGATTACCTGCGTCGCGTGCGCGGACTTTACGAGGGTAGTCTGGCGCGTCGCAGCGATGGCCGCTGGCAGTTGCGTGCATTGCAGGGGCTGCGCACGGTGCGACTTGATCCGCAGCTGGGCTGGCCCGACTTGCTGCACTCTGACGGGGTCGCTGGTGTGCGGGATTTGCCACAGGGGCGTTATGTCCACTTGAGCAGCGACCGCGCGGTGCTGGCGCTGCGGCCTGACCGTGATG contains:
- a CDS encoding bifunctional glycoside hydrolase 114/ polysaccharide deacetylase family protein, translated to MLTLFAAGAAAQVKPESVAFWYAAEPPLPELAQYDWVVLEPGHTTAEQVAFLRAQGAVPYAYLSVGELSPEDEALPDAAQLSSGERNREWQSDIADLASPQWQQRLLDRAAALQGVGYRGLFLDTLDSFMRLPESRRAEQQQGLVAFLQRLHADYPQLQLFFNRGFEVLPQLDFAPAAVAVESLEASWDQAQGRYRRVSEDDRAWLDDQLQPLLAGGIPVVAIEYLPPEQREQARDLSRRLQQEGFVPVVTTPDLDSLGVGTLEIVPRRIALLFDPREGELTRTQGHVFLGGLLEYLGYRVDYFPVDGHLPQHRFDELYAGVVVWMTSGAPSRASDFRRFLQARLNEGTRIAFFGGMPLDDARLLTRLGLRRLSYDPDNVSLSRVDGALLGNFEAPLRLRSRDLLAMTANEDILRPALQLLDHQQNLLTPVAVGDWGGYALAPYLFQESAAGRRWILDPFSFLQQSLQLQPLPALDTTTENGRRIATVHIDGDGFASRAEIPGTPYSGEVVLRDFIRANNYLTSVSVVEGEVGPKGMYPYLSQRLEPIARRIFAEPKVEPATHTFSHPFFWEPEKASQREGFNPVYGLHMNVPNYPKMDLQREIIGSRDYIQQSLLPAGKQVRLIFWSGEALPSPEAIQMAYDAGMANVNGAETYITRANPSLTGLHPLLRPTRGGLQIYAPIINENLYTNLWTGPFYGFERVLDTFELTDSPRRLRGLHLYYHFYSGTKQASIKAMADVYAAMDRQEPISLWMGDYLRRVRGLYEGSLARRSDGRWQLRALQGLRTVRLDPQLGWPDLLHSDGVAGVRDLPQGRYVHLSSDRAVLALRPDRDGAPALEYANVPVEQWQYQHAREVTVSMAGAFALRFAVRYAGSCSLSVDGRRYQGQRRAGLLEFALEQREVSDAVLTCR